Genomic DNA from bacterium:
CACCACATCACGAACACCGTCACGCAGAACGACGTCGCGAATGCCACGCTCGCCATCGGCGCGTCCCCGGTGATGGCGCACGCCCTCGAAGAAGTCGAAGCGATGGTGGCGCAGGCGCGGGCCCTCGTGGTGAACCTCGGCACGCCGACTCCGGCCGGGGTGGACGCGATGCTCCTCGCCGCCCGGCGGGCCAACGCGGAAGGCG
This window encodes:
- a CDS encoding hydroxyethylthiazole kinase: MPARGAALDPAAAAELLARVRETKPLVHHITNTVTQNDVANATLAIGASPVMAHALEEVEAMVAQARALVVNLGTPTPAGVDAMLLAARRANAEG